CGCGCAGAGACTGGGAGTGACAAGGGAGAGCGCGAAGGGAGGAATCTCGCTCGTACGAAGCCATACCCTATCATGGGCCTGGGTTGGAGTCAAACCGAGGCCGTGGGGGCTGCGGTTCTTGCGTGATGCCGGCGGCGGCTTACGAAGGCCGCGCGGATGTGGTTCCGGAATAGGAGGCCGTGCGCAGTCCAGAGGCGAGGCCCAGCAGATACAGACTGTAAATGAGCCATTTGGAAGGGTCGAAGTCGTACCAGTGAGGGCCGTTGCGATAGTCGCTGGGATACATGTGGTGGTAATTGTGGTAGCCCTCTCCGAAGGTAATCAGTGAAACCAGCCAGCTATCCCGGCTGGAATCTTTCGATCCATGCGGCTGACTCCCCCAGAGGTGGCAGATGGAGTTGATGCAAAAGGTGGAGTTCAAGACGGCGAACGTCCGGCCCACTCCCGCGAGAAGAAAGCAGCCGATGCCGCCGATGAGCCCGTTGGCCATGAATCCGATGAGGAAGGTCATCGCGAGTCCGGCCAGGACGATGAGGGCATAGTACTTGTGTTGCCAGATGGCGACAGGATCTTGCGCGACGCGCGAGGCATACTGGATATCATCATGCTTTCGCTCCGCGAAGAGCCAGCCGCAGTGGCTGTGCCAGAATCCGAGCTGGGCGTTGTACGGATCGGCTTCTTGATCGCACTGGGCGTGATGGCGGAGATGGTCGGCGGTCCATTTGATGGCGCTGTTTTGCAGAGCCCAGGCTCCGGCGATGAGGAGGGCCCCTTTGACCCAGTTCGGGCAGTCGAAACTGCGATGGGACATGAGCCGGTGATAGCCGACTGTGATGCCGAGCCCGCTGACCATGTACAGAATGCCGAAGAGCGTCCAGTCGAGCCAGGAGTAGTCGTAGAAATAGGCGTAAGTCGGAATGGCCAGCAAGGCGCCGGCCACAATGGAGAGAAAGAGCACCACGGTCCAGCCGACGTGATAACGGCGGGCCAATCGAATGGGAACTGCAGTGGTGGTCATCGTGATGTGTCCCTTTATATTTCCCGATTACGATAGCACAGACGGATACAGATGGCGACTACTCTAGCGCGTGATCCGTTGTGAAGAGCGGAGCACGTTCTTTTTTCAAACTGTGCAAGAGGTTGACGGCTGAACGGTCATGCTGTATGTTGTGGATACATTGGTTTCGCAGTAGTCCGGCGAGGCAATGTTCACACCATAACGGACTTCGCGATCGCATCGCGACCAGGTCCAGTCTGGAGTTGCACCCTTCGTCGGTTGTTTCTCCCCTCGGTTCTCTGATCCCGTCATAATGCGATCAAACTGAAAGGATAGTGCAGTGGATACGTCTGTTCACGAGAATTTTCATGCTCTGGGCTTGTCTGAGGCGTTATTGGGCGACCTCGTCAAGGCCGGGTACACCTCCCCAACTCCCATTCAAACCCAGGCCATTCCGCCTGCAATGGCCGGCCGGGATGTCATCGGCTGCGCGCAGACCGGAACGGGAAAGACGGCGGCGTTCGTCATCCCGATTATCGAGCGATTGGCGGTCTTGCCGAAAGGCCAGCCGCAAGCGTTGATTCTCGCGCCGACGCGCGAACTGGCGCTGCAGATTCTGGCCACCATCGAGAAGCTTGGCGCCGGCCGCCGCATTTCCGCTACCGCGATTATGGGTGGCGCCGATATGCAGGCCCAGGTGCGCGGACTCCGGCAGCGGCCGGACATTATCGTGGCCACACCGGGCCGGTTGCTCGATCATATGTGGAACGGCACGGTCAATCTGGCGCCGATCAAGATCCTCGTCTTGGACGAAGCGGACCGGATGCTGGATATGGGCTTTGCGCCGCAGATCAATCAGATTCTCGATGCGCTTCCGGAAGAACGGCAGACCTTGCTGTTCTCGGCCACGCTGCCGGCGGATCTCACCCGCCTCGTGCAGGCGAGCGTGAATAATCCGGTCAAGGTGATGGTCACGCCTTCTGCCACGACGGCGGACGGCGTCACGCAGGCCTTGCACCATACGACCCATGACGGCAAAGCCGATTTGCTGGTGGCGCTGCTGGGGCAGGAGCAGGATACGGTGCTGGTCTTCACGCGCACGAAGCATCGCGCCGACAAGCTGGGCCGGGTTTTGGACCGGGTCGGGCACAAGGTGGCGGTGTTGCATGGCGATCGGAGCCTCTCGCAGCGCCGGGCTGCGCTGGAAGGCTTCAAGCGCGGGACCTTTCGGGTCCTGGTGGCGACCGATATCGCGGCCCGAGGCATCGATGTGGCCAATATCGGCCATGTGATCAATTTCGATTTGCCGAATTCTCCGGAAGACTATGTGCATCGCATCGGACGGACCGCCCGGATGAAGACGACCGGACGGGCCACGAGCTTTGTGACGGCGGAAGATTCGCTGCAACTGCGGGCCATCGAGCAGCTGCTGGGGCATGCGGTTCCGCTTGCGCCGGGGAGTGCGAGTCCATCGTTGAGCTCCCATGCGCCGAGGGGGCTGCAGCGCTCGGGCCGGCCGGCGCAGGGGCGTCCGTCTGGGCAGCGAGACCGCCGGTACGCCGGGCATGGCGCGCCGCGAGGCGAGCAGCCCGTTCAGCGCACGACGGGAAAT
The Nitrospira sp. genome window above contains:
- a CDS encoding fatty acid desaturase — its product is MTTTAVPIRLARRYHVGWTVVLFLSIVAGALLAIPTYAYFYDYSWLDWTLFGILYMVSGLGITVGYHRLMSHRSFDCPNWVKGALLIAGAWALQNSAIKWTADHLRHHAQCDQEADPYNAQLGFWHSHCGWLFAERKHDDIQYASRVAQDPVAIWQHKYYALIVLAGLAMTFLIGFMANGLIGGIGCFLLAGVGRTFAVLNSTFCINSICHLWGSQPHGSKDSSRDSWLVSLITFGEGYHNYHHMYPSDYRNGPHWYDFDPSKWLIYSLYLLGLASGLRTASYSGTTSARPS
- a CDS encoding DEAD/DEAH box helicase, whose translation is MDTSVHENFHALGLSEALLGDLVKAGYTSPTPIQTQAIPPAMAGRDVIGCAQTGTGKTAAFVIPIIERLAVLPKGQPQALILAPTRELALQILATIEKLGAGRRISATAIMGGADMQAQVRGLRQRPDIIVATPGRLLDHMWNGTVNLAPIKILVLDEADRMLDMGFAPQINQILDALPEERQTLLFSATLPADLTRLVQASVNNPVKVMVTPSATTADGVTQALHHTTHDGKADLLVALLGQEQDTVLVFTRTKHRADKLGRVLDRVGHKVAVLHGDRSLSQRRAALEGFKRGTFRVLVATDIAARGIDVANIGHVINFDLPNSPEDYVHRIGRTARMKTTGRATSFVTAEDSLQLRAIEQLLGHAVPLAPGSASPSLSSHAPRGLQRSGRPAQGRPSGQRDRRYAGHGAPRGEQPVQRTTGN